The Epinephelus lanceolatus isolate andai-2023 chromosome 11, ASM4190304v1, whole genome shotgun sequence genome window below encodes:
- the LOC117265400 gene encoding putative fibroblast growth factor 1 isoform X2, protein MLAYQGHCHMTFSQTQGHHSASSKPHTLCKMSEGDVTVLPFGPSSLDLSRQEHQTLTRLYSQNGGYHLRILPDGTVSGGRQENDPYDILRLKAVSVGVVVIKGEMTGRYLAMNKNGRLYGSQALNDECYFLEKYEENHYNTYCSQKYNWYVGLKRNGQPKAGPDTHQGQKAIFFLPRPVGNM, encoded by the exons ATGCTGGCTTATCAGGGGCACTGTCACATGACTTTCTCACAG ACACAGGGACATCACTCTGCTTCGTCTAAGCCTCACACTCTGTGTAAGATGTCTGAGGGAGATGTTACAGTGCTGCCATTCGGACCTTCATCTCTGGACTTGTCCAGGCAAGAGCACCAGACACTGACCAGGCTGTACAGCCAGAACGGAGGATATCACCTGAGGATTTTACCAGATGGAACTGTGAGCGGTGGCAGACAGGAAAATGATCCCTATG ACATCCTCAGGCTGAAGGCTGTGAGCGTGGGAGTGGTGGTCATCAAGGGCGAGATGACAGGGAGGTACCTGGCTATGAACAAAAATGGGCGCCTTTACGGATCG CAAGCACTGAACGATGAGTGTTACTTCCTGGAGAAGTATGAAGAAAACCACTACAACACATATTGCTCTCAGAAGTACAACTGGTATGTTGGGCTGAAGAGGAACGGCCAACCCAAAGCAGGGCCGGACACCCACCAGGGTCAGAAGGCCATCTTTTTCCTGCCAAGACCTGTGGGTAACATGTAA
- the LOC117265400 gene encoding putative fibroblast growth factor 1 isoform X1: MKAAMSSSSCFLSCLRHSPGEMNSEHDGSPLSLQTQGHHSASSKPHTLCKMSEGDVTVLPFGPSSLDLSRQEHQTLTRLYSQNGGYHLRILPDGTVSGGRQENDPYDILRLKAVSVGVVVIKGEMTGRYLAMNKNGRLYGSQALNDECYFLEKYEENHYNTYCSQKYNWYVGLKRNGQPKAGPDTHQGQKAIFFLPRPVGNM, encoded by the exons ATGAAAGCGGCGATgtcatcctcttcctgttttctctCGTGTCTCAGACACAGTCCAGGTGAGATGAACAGTGAGCACGATGGATCTCCTCTGTCTTTGCAGACACAGGGACATCACTCTGCTTCGTCTAAGCCTCACACTCTGTGTAAGATGTCTGAGGGAGATGTTACAGTGCTGCCATTCGGACCTTCATCTCTGGACTTGTCCAGGCAAGAGCACCAGACACTGACCAGGCTGTACAGCCAGAACGGAGGATATCACCTGAGGATTTTACCAGATGGAACTGTGAGCGGTGGCAGACAGGAAAATGATCCCTATG ACATCCTCAGGCTGAAGGCTGTGAGCGTGGGAGTGGTGGTCATCAAGGGCGAGATGACAGGGAGGTACCTGGCTATGAACAAAAATGGGCGCCTTTACGGATCG CAAGCACTGAACGATGAGTGTTACTTCCTGGAGAAGTATGAAGAAAACCACTACAACACATATTGCTCTCAGAAGTACAACTGGTATGTTGGGCTGAAGAGGAACGGCCAACCCAAAGCAGGGCCGGACACCCACCAGGGTCAGAAGGCCATCTTTTTCCTGCCAAGACCTGTGGGTAACATGTAA
- the LOC117265400 gene encoding putative fibroblast growth factor 1 isoform X3 encodes MNSEHDGSPLSLQTQGHHSASSKPHTLCKMSEGDVTVLPFGPSSLDLSRQEHQTLTRLYSQNGGYHLRILPDGTVSGGRQENDPYDILRLKAVSVGVVVIKGEMTGRYLAMNKNGRLYGSQALNDECYFLEKYEENHYNTYCSQKYNWYVGLKRNGQPKAGPDTHQGQKAIFFLPRPVGNM; translated from the exons ATGAACAGTGAGCACGATGGATCTCCTCTGTCTTTGCAGACACAGGGACATCACTCTGCTTCGTCTAAGCCTCACACTCTGTGTAAGATGTCTGAGGGAGATGTTACAGTGCTGCCATTCGGACCTTCATCTCTGGACTTGTCCAGGCAAGAGCACCAGACACTGACCAGGCTGTACAGCCAGAACGGAGGATATCACCTGAGGATTTTACCAGATGGAACTGTGAGCGGTGGCAGACAGGAAAATGATCCCTATG ACATCCTCAGGCTGAAGGCTGTGAGCGTGGGAGTGGTGGTCATCAAGGGCGAGATGACAGGGAGGTACCTGGCTATGAACAAAAATGGGCGCCTTTACGGATCG CAAGCACTGAACGATGAGTGTTACTTCCTGGAGAAGTATGAAGAAAACCACTACAACACATATTGCTCTCAGAAGTACAACTGGTATGTTGGGCTGAAGAGGAACGGCCAACCCAAAGCAGGGCCGGACACCCACCAGGGTCAGAAGGCCATCTTTTTCCTGCCAAGACCTGTGGGTAACATGTAA
- the LOC117265400 gene encoding putative fibroblast growth factor 1 isoform X4, whose translation MSEGDVTVLPFGPSSLDLSRQEHQTLTRLYSQNGGYHLRILPDGTVSGGRQENDPYDILRLKAVSVGVVVIKGEMTGRYLAMNKNGRLYGSQALNDECYFLEKYEENHYNTYCSQKYNWYVGLKRNGQPKAGPDTHQGQKAIFFLPRPVGNM comes from the exons ATGTCTGAGGGAGATGTTACAGTGCTGCCATTCGGACCTTCATCTCTGGACTTGTCCAGGCAAGAGCACCAGACACTGACCAGGCTGTACAGCCAGAACGGAGGATATCACCTGAGGATTTTACCAGATGGAACTGTGAGCGGTGGCAGACAGGAAAATGATCCCTATG ACATCCTCAGGCTGAAGGCTGTGAGCGTGGGAGTGGTGGTCATCAAGGGCGAGATGACAGGGAGGTACCTGGCTATGAACAAAAATGGGCGCCTTTACGGATCG CAAGCACTGAACGATGAGTGTTACTTCCTGGAGAAGTATGAAGAAAACCACTACAACACATATTGCTCTCAGAAGTACAACTGGTATGTTGGGCTGAAGAGGAACGGCCAACCCAAAGCAGGGCCGGACACCCACCAGGGTCAGAAGGCCATCTTTTTCCTGCCAAGACCTGTGGGTAACATGTAA